The Alphaproteobacteria bacterium genome includes the window CAACGTAGGCCACCACTGGCTTGATGGCGTTGGCCGAACGGACGGCGGCCTGGAATTCAGCAATTCCGTTCGCCTGTCCGCCCGGACTGTCAAGCGACAGGATGATCGCTTTTACAGCAGGCGAATCGACGGCTGCACCGAATTCCTTGGCCGTCAAGCCGAGCGACGTGGCGCCAGACAGGTCAGTCATCAAATTGGCATGCCGAAAAATTGGGCCATTGATGGAAACGGTTGCCACGCCATCGCGCACTACCACGCCCCGCGTGTTGGCCAGCAGATCGCCGCCGCGCATTGAAAGCGCTTCGATGCGCAGTTTTTCAGCCTGTTCGGCGTTTGGCTTCCAAGCAGCCAGAGATTCCGGCGTAACATCTTGCCGACCGGCAATTTCGATCATGGTCTGAAAAGCCGGGGCATGAATTGCCCAGGGCTGGCTGGCAGCCTTGTCGAAAACGTCGATCATGTCTGTTTCCTAGATCAGTTCGTGAGGTCGTCGTCGTCGGGATCTGGAAGAACCGGCTGCTGGCTGGCGGCTTTGTCTTTCGGATTCACCGCAACACTGGCGTCGGCCAGCATGGTTTGTTCGCGGCCCAAACGTCTTGCGTTGCGCTCGAAATCGCCGTTGCCCAGCGCCGCCGTTGCCGCCGAGCGGGTTTGCAGATTGTTGTCAACCTGGGCTACCAAGGCCGATGTTTCCTGCAGCGGGTTCAACTGTCCCATGCTGGGGCCTGTCCAGGTTGCGCCGCACCATGCAGCGCGGGCCAGCGGGTCTGAGAAAAATCCGGGGGCCGCCAGCAAGCCGCGGGCGACCGCTTCGCCGATCATCGCTTCGTAAGCCGCTTGATAGAATTCGCGGGCCATGAACCCGCGCACCATTTTGAAAAAGCGCCAGGCCTCGATCATCGCCGCGCGGCTAGCCGAATAGCTGGCCGTGAAATGCTTGATCAGGATCTCGAATGGCAGTTCCAGCGCCACGCCAATCTGGCGCAGCACCGCCATAACGAACGGATCGAAAGCGGTGTTCGGCCTGTTCGGGTTGGCGAAAGTAACGTCCTCGCCCTGGCCCAAATTAATCATGGCGCCAGCGCCCAGCTTGAATTCGCCAGTGCTGTCGGGCGCGTCGGCTACCGGGTCGGCAGGCGCCAGACCTTGGCCGGACGGCGATTTCACAAACACCGTGAACAGGCTTGACACAACAGCGGCCATTACTTCTGCCTCGGTGTACTTATCAAGCTGTTTCAAGGGTTCGATCACCGGCGTCAGGTACGGAACGCCGCGGCCCTGCTCGGACCGTTCGGATTCGTAAATATGCCAAATCAGCCGCTCGCCCGATGGCGAAAAGGCCTGATAGCGCACGGTTGCGCGAACGCCGGGCTGAAAATCGCCAGGATGGCGCTTGGCAATATGGTAAGCCACCGCCTTTCCGTTGGAATCGCGCTCGATGCCACCGGTCACCGTGTTGCCGTTGTCAAACGTCTGTCCGTCGCGAATGCCGACCGGATTCAATAGGCGGGCGGTATCGACCAATTGCAAAGCCAGGCCAAGCACTTTTTGCGGGCTGGCGTCATCAAACCGGCGCACGACCAGCGCATCACCGTCTAGCAGAACGGACAGCAGCACAGTTGCTGCCAAGCTGTCTATGGTTTGCTCGGCCCGAATATCGATGTGGCGCGCCCTGGCGTGCTGCGACCACAGCCGCTCGGCCTGATCTTCGAATTCGTTGACGGCTTGCTCGGTTGCACGCACATAACTGCTATCGACGGCGGCTTTCAGAGCCAAGCCCTCGCCCAGCGCCGAAGTGCGCACGGTTTTCACCGCCCCCCTGGCCAGCGGAGCGTTGCGGAACAGTTCATGCGAACGGGCGCGGGCGGTCTCAAGATCTGGAATCAGCGCAGCATCGGCCGACAGATCGCGCCCGAACATGCCCTTGGTCTGCCGGCGGTCACGCCGGGCGCCGGTATAACCGCCGGTCATCGCCGACACAACAGCAATTTGACAGCGCGCCTGATAGCGTTTGGCCCCAGCAACCGGATC containing:
- a CDS encoding phage portal protein yields the protein MSRRDFQKALSSVRPNLIDRVVSAFDPVAGAKRYQARCQIAVVSAMTGGYTGARRDRRQTKGMFGRDLSADAALIPDLETARARSHELFRNAPLARGAVKTVRTSALGEGLALKAAVDSSYVRATEQAVNEFEDQAERLWSQHARARHIDIRAEQTIDSLAATVLLSVLLDGDALVVRRFDDASPQKVLGLALQLVDTARLLNPVGIRDGQTFDNGNTVTGGIERDSNGKAVAYHIAKRHPGDFQPGVRATVRYQAFSPSGERLIWHIYESERSEQGRGVPYLTPVIEPLKQLDKYTEAEVMAAVVSSLFTVFVKSPSGQGLAPADPVADAPDSTGEFKLGAGAMINLGQGEDVTFANPNRPNTAFDPFVMAVLRQIGVALELPFEILIKHFTASYSASRAAMIEAWRFFKMVRGFMAREFYQAAYEAMIGEAVARGLLAAPGFFSDPLARAAWCGATWTGPSMGQLNPLQETSALVAQVDNNLQTRSAATAALGNGDFERNARRLGREQTMLADASVAVNPKDKAASQQPVLPDPDDDDLTN